One window of the Arthrobacter sp. D5-1 genome contains the following:
- a CDS encoding iron-siderophore ABC transporter substrate-binding protein produces MSMKIHKALAATAALAVLLTGCGTTEGPASQASNTAAAGEAITVTDARGTEVKLDGPAKRVVGTEWNVVENLTTLGVMPVGVADVKGYSAWVTAGTLDSTPTDIGTRNEPSFDTIASLDPDLIVATTDLAEPVIKQLEELAPVVVVKSADGSRQIAQAEDNLKLVAKATGTEKKADEVIGAFDAAVIKGKADLEKAGLGGSRVAFADGWVADGKVSIRPYTKGSLLADINTELGLVDPWTVEGDPAYGLGSTDVEGLTAVDADHFVYITNSADGDFTEQLTDNAVWKSLPFVTSGNVHRLADGIWMFGGPASMTQYVDAIVASLTK; encoded by the coding sequence GTGTCCATGAAGATTCACAAGGCCTTGGCCGCCACTGCTGCCTTGGCAGTCCTGCTCACCGGCTGCGGCACTACCGAAGGACCTGCCAGCCAGGCGTCCAACACTGCGGCGGCCGGCGAAGCCATCACCGTAACCGACGCCCGCGGCACCGAAGTCAAGCTCGACGGCCCAGCCAAGCGAGTGGTGGGCACCGAATGGAACGTGGTGGAGAACCTGACCACCCTCGGCGTCATGCCGGTTGGCGTTGCAGACGTCAAGGGATACAGCGCCTGGGTTACCGCCGGCACGCTGGACAGCACTCCCACGGACATTGGAACCCGTAACGAGCCCAGCTTCGACACCATTGCGTCGCTGGATCCTGACCTGATCGTTGCGACCACTGATCTTGCCGAACCAGTCATCAAGCAGCTCGAAGAGTTGGCTCCCGTTGTGGTGGTGAAGTCTGCCGATGGCAGCCGCCAGATTGCTCAGGCTGAAGACAACTTGAAGCTGGTCGCCAAGGCGACCGGCACGGAGAAGAAGGCCGACGAGGTCATCGGTGCGTTTGATGCCGCCGTCATCAAGGGCAAAGCCGATCTCGAGAAGGCCGGCCTCGGCGGTTCCCGCGTGGCGTTCGCCGACGGCTGGGTTGCTGACGGCAAGGTTTCCATCCGCCCCTACACCAAGGGATCCCTGCTGGCTGACATTAATACGGAACTGGGGCTCGTCGACCCCTGGACAGTTGAAGGGGACCCTGCGTATGGCTTGGGCTCCACAGACGTCGAAGGCCTGACTGCCGTCGATGCCGACCACTTTGTCTACATCACCAACAGTGCCGACGGTGACTTCACCGAGCAGTTGACGGACAACGCTGTGTGGAAGTCCCTTCCGTTCGTGACCTCCGGCAACGTGCACCGCCTTGCTGATGGCATCTGGATGTTCGGTGGCCCTGCCTCGATGACCCAGTATGTCGACGCGATCGTCGCGTCCCTCACCAAGTAG
- a CDS encoding ABC transporter ATP-binding protein gives MIELSELSGLEATELVLRYGDKDVVHGAGLHLEPGRIVALVGPNGSGKSTLLRALARLHEASSGTVTVRPAGGEASDALLMKRSDFARHVTLLSQSRPVPHGLSVRDVVEFGRHPYRGRWRAADPEGPAAVHRAMELTGVAELADRGVQELSGGQLQRVWLASCLAQDTSVLLLDEPTNHLDLRYKVEIFDLVYDLARVHGVAIGVVLHDLDEAAALADHVVVLSEGRIAAAGPAHEALDAALLSDVYSIPIVTHTDPLTGRLRTRAVGRHNDS, from the coding sequence GTGATTGAACTGAGTGAACTCTCCGGGCTTGAAGCCACAGAGCTGGTCCTCCGCTATGGGGACAAGGACGTGGTGCACGGTGCCGGGCTCCACCTGGAGCCAGGCCGCATTGTGGCCTTGGTAGGTCCGAACGGCAGCGGCAAGTCCACGCTGCTCCGTGCGCTCGCCCGTCTGCATGAGGCTTCCTCCGGAACAGTGACGGTCCGGCCCGCCGGCGGAGAAGCATCCGATGCGCTGTTGATGAAGCGCAGTGACTTCGCACGCCACGTAACGTTGCTGTCGCAGAGCCGGCCTGTGCCGCACGGACTGAGCGTTCGTGACGTCGTGGAGTTCGGTCGCCATCCGTACCGCGGACGGTGGCGTGCTGCCGATCCCGAGGGCCCCGCTGCTGTCCACCGTGCCATGGAACTGACAGGCGTTGCTGAACTTGCCGATCGTGGTGTCCAGGAACTCTCCGGCGGACAACTGCAACGGGTATGGCTGGCAAGCTGCCTGGCCCAGGACACGTCGGTGTTGCTCCTCGACGAACCCACCAACCACCTGGACCTCCGGTACAAAGTGGAAATTTTTGACCTGGTCTACGACCTCGCCCGCGTCCACGGTGTGGCGATTGGCGTGGTTTTGCACGACCTCGATGAAGCAGCCGCGCTGGCCGACCACGTGGTGGTTCTCTCGGAGGGTCGGATTGCAGCGGCGGGTCCAGCCCACGAAGCCCTCGATGCAGCGCTGTTGAGCGACGTCTATTCAATCCCCATCGTCACCCATACTGACCCGCTGACAGGCAGGCTGCGCACCCGCGCGGTGGGCCGGCACAACGACAGCTGA
- a CDS encoding pyruvate dehydrogenase produces MAKELATQLIEQLQAAGVQRIYGIVGDSLNPIVDAVRQTGGSAKGGIDWIHVRHEEAAAFAAAAEAQLTGRLAVCAGSCGPGNLHLINGLYDANRTGAPVLAIASHIPSKQIGSGFFQETHPDRLFTECSVYSELISTAEQAPRVMHSAIQNAIAIRGVSVVTLPGDIAGLEATAPTPLPATFRPATVVPDPAGVQDLAKAINDADKVAVFAGAGVAGAHRELMALAELIKAPIGHSLRGKDFVQYDNPFDIGMTGLLGYGAAAEGIEDADLLILLGTDFPYDQFLPDTRTAQVDRAAQRLGRRTDVDVAVHGDVLPTLQALLPLIHAKKSRRFLDQMLKKHDRLMNKAVGAYTRKVEKKQPIHPEYAASLLDQVAAEDAIFTADTGMCNVWTARYINPLGTRRLIGSFLHGSMANALPHAIGAQVAYPGRQVVSVSGDGGLSMLLGELITVAAHKLPVNVVVFNNSTLGMVKLEMLVDGLPDFGVDVPDANYAEVAKALGFHAVRVTDPADIEAAYREAFAHPGPSLVELITDPNALSIPPKISGSQVIGFATAMSKVVLNRGAGEAVSMASSNLRNIPRR; encoded by the coding sequence ATGGCCAAGGAACTCGCCACCCAGCTCATCGAACAACTCCAGGCTGCCGGAGTGCAGCGGATCTACGGCATCGTCGGCGACAGCCTCAACCCGATCGTGGACGCTGTTCGCCAGACCGGAGGCTCGGCGAAGGGTGGCATCGACTGGATCCATGTACGTCACGAGGAAGCCGCGGCGTTCGCCGCCGCCGCGGAGGCGCAATTGACCGGCAGGCTCGCCGTTTGCGCAGGATCGTGCGGCCCCGGCAATTTGCACTTGATCAACGGCCTGTACGACGCCAACCGCACTGGAGCTCCGGTGCTGGCCATCGCCTCGCATATCCCCAGCAAGCAGATCGGCAGCGGTTTCTTCCAGGAAACCCATCCGGACCGGCTGTTCACGGAATGCTCGGTATATTCGGAACTGATCAGTACTGCCGAGCAGGCACCACGGGTCATGCACAGCGCCATCCAGAACGCCATCGCCATCAGGGGAGTATCAGTGGTTACGCTCCCGGGCGATATCGCCGGTCTCGAAGCCACGGCCCCCACGCCTTTGCCTGCCACGTTCCGGCCCGCAACGGTGGTGCCAGATCCTGCGGGCGTCCAGGATTTAGCCAAGGCCATTAACGACGCCGATAAGGTGGCTGTTTTCGCCGGTGCCGGCGTTGCGGGCGCCCACAGGGAACTTATGGCGCTGGCAGAGCTCATCAAAGCGCCCATTGGACACTCCCTCAGGGGCAAGGATTTTGTCCAGTACGACAATCCGTTCGATATTGGCATGACCGGTTTGCTCGGCTACGGTGCTGCAGCGGAGGGTATCGAGGATGCTGACCTGCTGATCCTGCTGGGCACCGACTTTCCGTACGATCAGTTCCTGCCGGATACCCGGACAGCCCAAGTGGACCGGGCCGCCCAGCGGCTGGGCCGGCGGACCGACGTCGATGTTGCCGTCCACGGCGACGTCCTGCCAACACTTCAAGCATTGCTGCCACTGATCCATGCAAAGAAGAGCCGCCGGTTCCTGGATCAGATGCTCAAGAAGCACGACCGCCTGATGAACAAAGCCGTGGGCGCCTACACCCGCAAAGTGGAGAAGAAGCAGCCGATTCACCCCGAATATGCTGCCTCCTTGCTGGACCAGGTGGCAGCAGAGGATGCCATCTTCACGGCTGACACCGGCATGTGCAACGTCTGGACCGCCCGCTACATCAACCCGTTGGGCACACGGCGACTGATCGGTTCCTTCCTCCACGGCTCCATGGCCAACGCGCTTCCGCACGCGATTGGTGCGCAAGTGGCGTATCCCGGCCGGCAGGTGGTCTCAGTCTCCGGTGATGGCGGCTTGTCCATGTTGCTGGGTGAGCTCATCACCGTTGCCGCGCACAAGCTGCCCGTGAACGTGGTGGTGTTTAACAACTCCACCCTGGGCATGGTCAAGCTGGAGATGCTGGTGGATGGACTCCCTGACTTCGGCGTGGACGTCCCGGACGCAAACTACGCCGAGGTTGCCAAGGCGCTGGGCTTCCACGCAGTGCGCGTCACGGATCCAGCGGACATCGAGGCTGCGTACAGGGAGGCCTTTGCGCACCCCGGACCGTCACTGGTGGAGCTCATTACCGATCCGAACGCGTTGTCCATTCCGCCGAAGATCTCCGGGTCCCAGGTCATCGGATTCGCGACTGCCATGTCCAAAGTGGTCCTGAACCGGGGCGCAGGCGAGGCCGTGAGCATGGCCAGCAGCAACCTGCGCAACATCCCGCGGCGTTGA
- the uvrA gene encoding excinuclease ABC subunit UvrA — protein sequence MDRVLTNSQRPVPHAPAAQVAAPEDGFVRVRGARENNLRTVDVDVPRDAIVAFTGVSGSGKSSLAFGTIFAEAQRRYFESVAPYARRLIQQGHNPKVESITGLPPAVALQQRRGTATARSSVGTVTTLSNSLRMLFSRAGRYPQGAKQLDSDAFSPNTAAGACPECHGLGVAHTVSEASLVPDPSLTIRDGAIAAWPGAWQGKNLRDILTHLGYDVDTPWKKLPKKDRDWILFTEEQPVVEVTPQRDRVAKPYKGRFWSAKSYVLHTLADSKSTTMRDRVLRFMETGRCPRCDGSGLRPDALAVTFAGKTIAELNALPMTQLAEIIRPTAELTAAGTASRTQTSGEGNEVAVAITRDLLARVTVLLELGLGYLALGRATPTLSPGEMQRLRIATQLRSGLFGVIYVLDEPSAGLHPADAEPLLEVLNQLKASGNSVFVVEHNMDFVRAADWLVDVGPHAGDGGGQVLYSGPVGGLEAVQDSVTRPFLFPEGSRAGTGAARPWDESLELRGITRHNLRGLAVDFPLGVLTAVTGVSGSGKSTLVSQVLADVVSAELHPESTDSESPTAVPGTAAVSGLHRLDRLVKVDQRPIGRTPRSNLATYTGLFDGVRKEFAATDGARARGFGAGRFSFNVAGGRCETCQGEGFVAVELLFLPGSYGPCPECNGSRFNPETLEVTYRGRTIAEVLGMTVSTASGFLSDLPAVSRSLQTLKEVGLGYLRLGQPATELSGGEAQRIKLATELQRVQRGHTLYLLDEPTTGLHPADVQLLMKQLHRLVDAGNTVIVVEHEMDVVADADWVIDLGPGGGDAGGEVIATGPPAVVARSTESRTAPYLAAALRQ from the coding sequence ATGGACAGAGTACTGACAAATTCCCAGCGGCCAGTTCCCCATGCGCCGGCAGCGCAGGTTGCCGCCCCCGAGGATGGCTTTGTCCGAGTCCGGGGGGCACGCGAAAACAACCTCCGCACCGTTGACGTGGACGTCCCCAGAGATGCGATCGTCGCCTTCACCGGCGTCTCCGGCTCCGGCAAATCTTCCCTGGCCTTCGGCACCATCTTTGCCGAAGCACAGCGCCGCTACTTCGAATCCGTGGCACCCTACGCCCGCCGCCTCATCCAACAGGGCCACAACCCCAAGGTGGAGTCCATCACCGGGCTGCCACCCGCCGTCGCGCTCCAACAACGCCGCGGCACCGCGACCGCACGCTCCAGCGTGGGTACAGTGACAACCCTCTCCAACTCGCTGCGCATGCTGTTCTCCCGGGCCGGGCGTTATCCGCAAGGCGCCAAGCAACTGGACTCAGATGCGTTCTCCCCCAACACCGCCGCCGGAGCATGCCCCGAGTGCCATGGCCTGGGCGTTGCCCACACGGTCAGCGAAGCGTCTTTGGTTCCCGACCCCTCCCTCACCATTAGGGACGGTGCCATAGCCGCGTGGCCGGGCGCCTGGCAAGGCAAGAACCTTCGGGACATCCTCACCCACCTGGGCTACGACGTGGACACGCCGTGGAAAAAACTGCCGAAGAAGGACCGGGACTGGATTCTCTTCACAGAGGAACAGCCAGTGGTGGAAGTGACACCCCAACGCGACCGCGTTGCCAAGCCCTACAAGGGTAGGTTCTGGAGCGCCAAAAGCTATGTTCTCCACACGCTCGCGGACTCCAAGAGCACCACCATGCGGGACCGGGTGCTGCGCTTCATGGAGACCGGCCGATGCCCACGGTGCGACGGCAGCGGACTCAGGCCCGACGCGCTCGCAGTCACCTTCGCCGGTAAGACCATCGCAGAGCTGAACGCCCTGCCCATGACGCAACTGGCAGAGATCATCAGGCCCACCGCCGAGCTCACGGCCGCGGGCACGGCGTCCCGCACCCAGACCTCCGGCGAAGGCAACGAGGTGGCCGTCGCCATCACCCGTGACCTGCTCGCCAGGGTTACCGTGCTCCTGGAACTCGGCCTGGGCTACCTGGCACTGGGCCGCGCAACGCCGACGCTCTCTCCCGGCGAGATGCAAAGGCTCAGGATTGCCACACAGCTGCGCTCCGGGTTGTTCGGCGTCATTTATGTGCTGGATGAACCGTCCGCCGGACTTCATCCGGCTGATGCCGAACCCTTGCTTGAGGTCCTCAACCAGCTCAAGGCGTCCGGAAACTCAGTGTTCGTTGTGGAGCACAACATGGACTTCGTCCGGGCCGCGGACTGGTTGGTGGACGTCGGACCGCATGCCGGAGATGGTGGTGGCCAGGTCCTTTACAGCGGCCCCGTGGGCGGCCTGGAAGCTGTGCAGGATTCCGTGACCAGACCCTTCCTTTTCCCCGAAGGCAGCCGCGCGGGTACAGGTGCTGCCCGCCCATGGGATGAGTCGTTGGAACTTCGAGGAATCACCCGGCACAACCTCCGCGGGCTTGCGGTCGACTTTCCCCTGGGTGTGCTCACGGCTGTGACGGGCGTTTCCGGCTCGGGTAAGTCCACGTTGGTCAGCCAGGTTCTGGCCGATGTTGTCAGCGCCGAATTGCACCCGGAGTCCACGGACAGCGAGTCGCCCACTGCGGTACCGGGGACTGCGGCCGTGTCCGGGCTGCACCGTCTCGATCGCCTCGTGAAGGTGGACCAGAGGCCCATCGGCCGCACTCCGCGCTCGAACCTGGCCACCTACACGGGCCTTTTCGATGGTGTGCGGAAAGAATTCGCGGCCACTGATGGCGCCCGTGCCCGGGGTTTCGGCGCAGGAAGGTTCTCCTTCAACGTCGCCGGCGGCCGCTGCGAAACGTGCCAGGGAGAAGGGTTCGTGGCGGTGGAATTGTTGTTCCTGCCGGGAAGCTACGGCCCCTGCCCTGAGTGCAACGGTTCCCGTTTCAACCCGGAGACCCTGGAAGTTACCTACCGTGGCCGGACCATCGCGGAGGTCCTGGGAATGACCGTTTCAACAGCGTCCGGGTTCCTCTCAGATCTCCCGGCCGTCTCGCGAAGCCTGCAAACCTTGAAGGAAGTCGGGCTGGGTTACCTCAGGTTGGGGCAGCCCGCCACGGAGTTATCCGGCGGGGAAGCCCAACGCATTAAGCTCGCCACCGAACTACAGCGCGTCCAGCGCGGGCACACCCTGTACCTGCTGGACGAACCCACCACCGGATTGCACCCCGCTGACGTGCAGTTGCTGATGAAGCAGCTTCACAGGCTCGTCGACGCCGGCAACACCGTGATCGTGGTCGAACACGAGATGGACGTGGTGGCGGACGCAGATTGGGTGATCGATTTGGGACCCGGCGGCGGCGACGCCGGTGGCGAGGTGATCGCCACCGGTCCGCCCGCCGTCGTCGCCCGTTCAACGGAAAGCCGGACGGCCCCTTACCTGGCCGCCGCACTCCGGCAGTGA
- a CDS encoding glucose 1-dehydrogenase, whose amino-acid sequence MTDQYTFRNPVTAYEKISPPKQHQPEPGLDADLTPTADLGEETYRGTGRLDGRRAIVTGADSGIGAATAIAFAREGADVVLSYLPEEEEDAARIAGIIEAAGRKAVKVPGDLKDSATCQELVDTAIAVLGGVDILVNNAGKQVAQEDLAGITDEQFDHTLKTNVYAMFWLTKAALPHLPAGSTIINTTSIQAYNPSPTLVDYATTKASINNFTKGLAQQLAPKGIRVNAVAPGPIWTPLQVSSGQPKEALPEFGHSTPLGRAGQPAELAPAYVFLASPESSYVVGETLNVNGGSPTP is encoded by the coding sequence ATGACTGATCAGTACACGTTCCGAAACCCTGTCACCGCCTACGAAAAAATCTCCCCGCCGAAACAGCACCAACCCGAGCCGGGACTGGACGCAGATTTGACGCCCACAGCGGATCTTGGTGAGGAAACCTACCGCGGAACCGGTCGGCTGGATGGCCGCAGGGCGATCGTCACCGGCGCGGACTCGGGCATCGGCGCGGCGACCGCCATTGCCTTCGCGCGGGAGGGTGCCGACGTCGTGCTTTCCTACCTTCCCGAAGAGGAAGAAGATGCCGCCCGGATCGCCGGCATTATTGAAGCCGCAGGCCGCAAAGCCGTCAAGGTGCCAGGCGATCTCAAAGACTCCGCTACATGCCAGGAGCTGGTGGATACCGCCATCGCGGTCTTGGGCGGAGTGGACATCCTGGTCAACAACGCAGGCAAGCAAGTGGCACAGGAAGACCTCGCAGGCATCACCGACGAGCAATTCGACCACACACTAAAGACCAATGTGTACGCGATGTTCTGGCTGACCAAGGCTGCACTGCCCCACCTGCCCGCTGGTTCAACCATTATCAACACCACATCGATCCAGGCTTACAACCCTTCGCCCACACTGGTGGACTATGCCACCACGAAGGCCAGCATCAACAATTTCACGAAGGGCCTGGCCCAGCAGCTGGCCCCCAAGGGCATCAGGGTCAACGCGGTGGCACCCGGTCCCATCTGGACCCCGCTGCAGGTGAGCAGCGGCCAGCCCAAAGAGGCCTTGCCGGAGTTCGGGCACTCCACTCCCCTGGGCCGCGCCGGCCAGCCGGCAGAGCTTGCCCCGGCGTACGTATTCCTCGCTTCGCCCGAATCCAGCTACGTAGTTGGCGAAACCCTCAACGTCAACGGTGGCAGCCCCACCCCCTAG
- the arfB gene encoding alternative ribosome rescue aminoacyl-tRNA hydrolase ArfB, protein MDLRISPTVMVPASELSWRFSRSSGPGGQHVNTTDSRAELMWNVAKTAALTDGQLQMLLRRLGPRLVDGVITVTAAEERSQLRNREIALAKLADIVRAGLVPEVIRRPSKPTRGSARRHRAAKEIRSATKQQRRRPPAE, encoded by the coding sequence ATGGACCTGCGCATCTCCCCCACAGTGATGGTTCCCGCCTCGGAGCTGTCCTGGCGCTTTTCGCGTTCGTCGGGACCCGGCGGCCAGCATGTCAACACCACAGACAGCCGCGCAGAGCTGATGTGGAACGTTGCCAAAACTGCGGCGCTGACGGATGGGCAGCTCCAGATGCTGCTCAGGCGCCTTGGGCCACGACTTGTCGACGGAGTGATCACAGTGACGGCCGCCGAGGAGCGGTCACAGCTGCGGAACCGGGAGATCGCCCTGGCCAAACTCGCTGACATCGTCAGGGCCGGCCTTGTCCCGGAAGTTATTCGCCGCCCCTCCAAGCCCACCCGCGGCTCGGCCCGCCGGCACCGCGCAGCCAAGGAAATCAGGTCCGCAACCAAGCAGCAACGGCGCCGGCCTCCAGCAGAGTGA
- a CDS encoding cation:proton antiporter, which translates to MQGLSASLVLIAALAVAAPLAVRLLDPVIKVPIVVFEIVLGILFGPSLLGWIESTPFTDTLADFGLAMLFFVAGNEIDFTAIRGRPIKRASAGWVISLAAGVGAGFVLAPAPEAAVIIGVALCSTALGTLLPIIRDAGESTSPVGTAVAALGAVGEFGPLIAISLFFSGKQVGTASVVLLGFVLLTGVSIYFASKARHTLFHAQVTRTLHTSSQFAMRSIMLVLSSLVVLSMVLGLDMLLGAFAAGVLWQVTIARAPEADRRVIETKIDAVAFGFLVPIFFIDTGIDFDLGALTSSPATLALVPLFLVLLLVIRGLPSLLAAPRGSTWAHKRAILLFGATGLPIIVAVTTIGREQGFITSGISSALVGAGMLSVLLFPLLALLQLQRGATTAPAAALPADSSPRRVKQKHDGDLPPSGASGSST; encoded by the coding sequence ATGCAAGGCCTGTCCGCGTCACTGGTCCTCATCGCAGCGTTGGCAGTTGCAGCTCCCCTAGCCGTTCGGCTGCTTGATCCCGTGATCAAGGTGCCGATCGTGGTCTTCGAAATTGTCCTGGGGATCCTGTTTGGCCCCAGCCTGCTGGGCTGGATCGAATCCACTCCGTTCACCGACACCTTGGCTGATTTTGGGCTGGCGATGCTGTTTTTCGTTGCAGGGAACGAAATCGACTTCACGGCAATCCGCGGGCGCCCCATCAAACGTGCTTCCGCGGGATGGGTGATCTCCCTGGCAGCCGGAGTCGGCGCCGGCTTTGTGCTGGCTCCCGCCCCCGAGGCCGCCGTGATCATTGGAGTGGCCTTGTGCTCCACAGCATTGGGAACCTTGCTGCCCATCATCCGCGATGCGGGCGAATCCACATCTCCCGTCGGCACTGCCGTTGCAGCCCTGGGCGCCGTAGGCGAGTTTGGTCCCCTGATTGCGATTTCACTCTTCTTCTCCGGGAAGCAAGTGGGAACGGCTTCAGTGGTGTTGTTGGGATTTGTCCTCCTGACCGGCGTATCCATCTACTTCGCTTCAAAAGCACGGCACACTCTCTTCCACGCCCAGGTCACCAGGACCCTCCACACCAGCAGCCAATTCGCCATGCGGTCCATCATGCTGGTCCTCAGCTCGTTGGTTGTCCTGAGCATGGTGCTGGGGCTGGACATGCTGCTGGGTGCCTTCGCGGCCGGCGTCCTCTGGCAGGTAACCATCGCGCGTGCTCCCGAAGCTGACCGAAGAGTCATTGAAACAAAAATCGATGCGGTCGCCTTCGGATTCCTGGTGCCCATCTTCTTCATAGATACCGGTATTGATTTTGATCTCGGCGCGTTGACGTCAAGCCCTGCTACCCTCGCTTTGGTCCCGCTGTTCCTGGTGCTCCTGCTGGTCATCCGCGGCCTGCCGTCCTTGCTGGCGGCGCCCCGGGGCTCGACATGGGCCCATAAGCGGGCAATCCTGCTGTTCGGGGCAACGGGGCTGCCCATCATCGTGGCCGTAACCACCATCGGACGGGAGCAGGGATTCATCACCAGCGGAATCTCCTCCGCACTTGTCGGCGCCGGCATGCTCTCCGTCCTGTTGTTCCCCCTGCTGGCCCTGCTGCAACTCCAGCGCGGGGCCACAACGGCCCCTGCGGCGGCACTGCCGGCCGACAGCAGTCCACGCCGAGTCAAACAGAAGCACGACGGCGACCTCCCGCCGTCGGGCGCTTCCGGCAGCAGCACCTAG
- a CDS encoding nuclear transport factor 2 family protein, whose translation MADETLDEQRTNENVVKRLIDCINNRHIEVMDELFHDDAVMHWPQSGEVVRGAENRRAIYSAFPQLPTITPRRLLGGGNLVTAEALLDYGGPTYETVFIFEFRDGRIAKETAYWSEAFQAPEWRSQWVEVTKA comes from the coding sequence ATGGCTGACGAAACCCTGGATGAACAGCGCACCAACGAGAACGTGGTCAAGCGGCTGATCGACTGCATCAACAATCGTCATATCGAGGTCATGGATGAGCTGTTCCATGACGACGCCGTGATGCATTGGCCTCAATCCGGGGAAGTGGTTCGCGGGGCGGAGAACCGCAGGGCCATCTACAGCGCCTTCCCACAACTCCCCACCATTACGCCGCGGCGCCTCCTGGGTGGCGGCAACCTGGTCACCGCTGAGGCCCTGCTGGACTATGGCGGACCTACCTATGAGACGGTCTTCATCTTTGAATTCCGCGACGGCAGGATTGCCAAGGAAACAGCCTACTGGAGCGAAGCCTTCCAAGCTCCCGAGTGGCGCTCCCAGTGGGTTGAGGTCACCAAGGCCTAG
- the ligD gene encoding non-homologous end-joining DNA ligase, giving the protein MSPSKTPAEILDIDGAEVRVSNPDKVVFPEPGLTKLDLVRYYLEVADGALRGAGGRPMVLKRFPKGIDAEPFFQKRVPENHPPFIDTATLHYSSGTSAEETVIRDAAGLAWVVNLGCLDLNPHPVRAEDLEHPDELRVDLDPMPGVDWSQIVDTAYVAQDVLDDVGLVGWPKTSGSRGLHILVRIAPHWSYREVRLAAETLAREVENRAPGLATARWWKEERGESVFVDFNQNAKDRTVASAYSVRSLPDARVSTPLTWAEVRSARPDQFTVLTVPGRYADVGDPHAGIDHAVGSLDGLLALAAELGPAEKAPRSGDGSGRRMPTMPLIEVARTKTKPEALAALEEWKERHPDVVSALHPADVLIDGMRGSSSLWYRVRINLQHVPDSGRPPQEELLADYDPWAGKTWPGRPGA; this is encoded by the coding sequence ATGAGCCCCTCCAAGACCCCCGCGGAGATTCTTGACATTGACGGTGCCGAGGTTCGTGTCTCGAATCCGGACAAAGTGGTTTTCCCGGAACCCGGGCTGACTAAACTCGATCTGGTCCGCTACTACCTTGAAGTGGCCGATGGTGCGCTGAGGGGAGCCGGCGGCCGGCCGATGGTCCTCAAGCGCTTCCCCAAAGGCATCGATGCAGAGCCGTTCTTCCAAAAGCGCGTGCCGGAAAACCATCCGCCGTTCATCGACACAGCTACGCTCCACTACTCCTCCGGAACCTCCGCTGAAGAAACGGTCATCCGGGATGCCGCGGGCTTGGCCTGGGTAGTGAACCTTGGCTGCCTGGACCTCAATCCACACCCCGTCCGCGCCGAGGACCTTGAGCACCCTGACGAGCTTCGCGTGGACCTCGACCCCATGCCGGGTGTGGATTGGTCGCAGATCGTGGACACCGCGTACGTCGCACAGGACGTCCTCGACGACGTGGGGTTGGTGGGATGGCCGAAGACGAGCGGTTCGCGCGGGCTTCACATCCTGGTGCGGATCGCGCCGCACTGGTCCTACCGCGAGGTCCGGCTCGCCGCCGAAACCCTGGCCAGGGAGGTGGAGAACCGCGCACCGGGACTCGCCACCGCCAGGTGGTGGAAAGAGGAACGGGGTGAAAGCGTGTTCGTCGACTTCAACCAGAACGCCAAGGACCGCACCGTTGCCTCCGCCTATTCGGTCCGGTCACTCCCCGATGCCCGCGTCTCAACTCCACTGACCTGGGCAGAAGTACGCTCAGCCCGGCCGGACCAGTTCACGGTCCTCACTGTCCCTGGCCGCTATGCCGATGTGGGTGATCCCCACGCCGGCATCGACCACGCCGTGGGGTCACTCGACGGGCTGCTGGCGTTGGCTGCCGAGCTCGGCCCGGCAGAAAAGGCTCCGCGAAGCGGGGACGGCTCAGGCCGCCGGATGCCCACGATGCCACTCATCGAGGTGGCCCGCACCAAAACGAAACCAGAAGCCCTCGCAGCGCTGGAGGAATGGAAAGAACGGCACCCGGACGTCGTCTCCGCTTTGCACCCGGCAGATGTCCTTATTGACGGGATGAGGGGATCCAGCTCGCTCTGGTACAGGGTTCGGATCAACCTGCAGCACGTTCCCGACAGCGGGCGCCCGCCGCAGGAGGAACTCCTTGCCGACTACGATCCTTGGGCGGGCAAGACATGGCCCGGACGGCCCGGGGCCTGA